The nucleotide sequence ACCTAATCCTGAAAAGTGCCGATTCGTCAAGGAAATTGTCAAAACCGCGCGGAACAGCCGACCCCGCCTCAAGAAAGGCCGTATTAGCCGCCGAGGATTATCGCGGTGCCAAGAGTGGCAAAGAGTTGTTGTTTTGAATCCCAATACTGAGCGGTCCTACAATGGGTCCATACCTTGTTGACGTACTTTCGGCCCCGGGGCAGTTCCCATTGACCATTTCGGGACAATCCAACTCCTCTTTTTTGCTTTGGCCCCCCTTATCATTACGGTGTTAATACGGACTCATTACGGACTTTGTCCGTAATGAGTCCGTATTAACACCGTAATGATAAGGGGGGCGACAGCTTAATTTCTTGTTCGACAGGCTGTGCCTTCCCGGCGCAGGCCCGGACCCAGTCAGACATAAACTGATCGTAATTAACTGGTATTAAAAGAACTGGATCCCTGCCTGCGCCGGGATGACAGTGCTCTAACTACTCATTTGGATCCCTGACGAACCACCCCACACACTTTCTGCGCTCCTCCGCGGAGGCCAAGGACGCCGGGATGACACAGGAGTTTGCCTGCAGAGGCCAAGACTAGCCGCCATGAATGGACAAGAGGCTGGTTTTTTTGCCTTGTCATGGGGGCAATTATCACGGTTTTACCGGCACTTGACAGCTTAACATCGCTTTTGCTTGACGAAATAATGCTCTGTTCAAAAATGGAAAAATATATGCATTTGGTGAAAAAACCAATTTCAAAACACCCGAATCATACCTGAACAAGAGGTAAACAGAGATGTTAACAAGCAAGGACGCGATCAGGAAGCTGCAGGAGAAGGAAGCCAGGATCCTGCAAATGGGCGGCGAAAAGGCCGTGGAAAAACAGAAGCAGGGCGGCAAACTCAATGCCCGCGAGCGTTTGGACCTGCTGTTCGATCCCGGCACCTTCCGTGAATTGGATATGTTTGTGCAGCACCGCTGCGATAATTTTGGCATGGAAAACATCGAGATCCCCTCAGATGGAGTGATCACCGGCCATGGATTGGTCGACGGACGCCCTGTCTTCGCGTTTTCGCAGGATTTCACCTCGCGGGGCGGATCGTTGGGAGAAATGCACGCCGCCAAGATCTGCAAGGTCATGGACATGGCCCTGAAAAGCGGGCTTCCCCTGATCGGAATCCAGGATAGCGGCGGGGCCCGCATTCAGGAAGGAGTTGACGCACTGCGCGGCTACGGGGATATTTTCTACCGCAATTCCCGCGCCAGTGGAGTGATCCCCCAGATCACCGCGATCATGGGGCCCTGCGCCGGTGGGGCGGTCTATTCACCCGCCATGACGGATTTCGTTTTCATGGTCAAGCACACCAGTTTCATGTTCATCACCGGACCAGACGTGATCCGCGCGGTCACCGGCGAAGAAACCACCCAGGAAGAGCTCGGCGGCGCGATGGCTCACAACAGCAAGAGCGGGAACGCCCATTTCGCCTGTGAGAACGATGCCGACGCCATCCAGCAGATCAAGATGCTGCTCAGTTTTTTGCCGGCCAACAACATGGAGGACGCGCCGCGCACAGAATGCGCGGATGATCCCTGGCGGCTATGCCCTGAACTGGATGAGATCATTCCGGACAGCCCTAAGATGAGCTATGACATGCGCGACATCATCCACAGCATCGCGGATAACGGCCTCTTTTTCGAACCGCACAAGTATTACGCTCAAAACGTGATCGTGGGATTTTCCCGCCTCAACGGACGCGTCGTCGGCATAGTGGCAAACCAGCCCACAGTGCTGGCAGGCTGCCTGGACATCGATGCCTCGGACAAGGCCACCCGCTTCATCCGCTTTTGCGATGCCTTCAACATACCGCTGCTGACCTTCGTTGACGTGCCCGGCTACCTGCCCGGCACGCATCAGGAACATAGCGGAATCATCCGCCACGGCGCGAAGTTGCTCTGGTGCTACTCCGAAGCGACCGTTCCCAAACTCACGGTCGTCACCCGCAAGGACTACGGTGGAAGCTATATCGCCATGAGCAGCAGGCACTTGGGCGCGGACATGGTTTTTGCCTGGCCCAAGGCCGAGATCGCCGTGATGGGCGCACAGGGCGCGGCCAACATCATCTTCCGCAAGGAGATAGCCGCGGCCGAAGACAAAGATGCCAAGCGGGCTGAAATGATCCAGATCTATGAAGACCAGTTCAACAATCCCTATGTGGCGGCCGCCCGCGGCTATGTGGACGCGGTGATCCTGCCCTCCGAAACCCGCAAGCGCCTGATCGACGCTCTGGAAATCCTGAGCAGCAAGAGCGAAAGCCTGCCGCCCAAAAAACATGGGAACATACCGGCCTAAGGGCAACACGGGGATAACAGATCATGAGCGATAGCAAAAAGGAACTTGCCGCCATCGCCGGAGTGATGGCGATGTTGACCTCGGAACAATCAGTTCTTGAATACCCCAACCGTCCGCTGGAAAACGCGCCCAGCGTCTGGCAGGCCTACGGACGCCAGCAAACCATGCAATACCGCGACATCATCCAACGCAGAATTATAAAAAGAAGCAGATAAAAGGAGAGACCATGGCAGAACATGGAATCGTAGAAAAAAGCGCCATGCGCTACGAAGCCGACCGTCCCAGGGCGGCAAACCCGATCAAGATCCAGGACCTGTCCTTCCGGGACGGGCATCAGTCCCTGTTCGCCACCCGCGGCAGGACGGAAGACATGCTGCATGTGGCCGAACTCATGGACCAGGTTGGCTATTACAGCATGGAAGTATGGGGCGGAGCGACCTTTGACGCGATGCACCGCTATCTGGGAGAGGATCCCTGGGAGCGCATCCGCGTCCTTAAAAAACACATCAAGAAAACCCCCTTTTCCATGCTCCTGCGCGGGCAAAACCTCGTGGGCTACCAAAACTATGCCGACGATGTGGTGGAAGCCTTCGTGCAAAGGGCCTGCGACAACGGGATAGACATCTTCCGCGTGTTCGACGCCCTTAACGACTTCCGCAATTTCCAGACCGCGGTCAAGATCATCAAGAAGAACAAGAAACATTTCCAGGGAACGATCTGTTATTCGCTCACCGAACAGCGCATGGGTGGCGAAACCTACAACCTGGAGTACTATCTGAAAAAAGCCAAACAGCTTGAGGAGATGGGTGCTGACACAGTCTGCATCAAGGACATGGCGGGCCTGGTGGCTCCCTATGACGCCTACGACATTGTCAAGGGGCTGAAGGAAACTGTGAAGGTTCCGGTGCATTTCCACACCCATTTCACCAGCGGAATGGGTGATCTGGCCTTGTTCAAAGCCATCGAGGCCGGGGTGGACATCATCGACACCTGCCTCGGGCCCTATGCCTACCGGACCTCGCATCCTGCCGTGGAACCCTTTGTGAACGCGCTTTTGGGCACCAACCGCGACACCGGGTTCGACATCCGTCTGCTGAACAAGATCAGCAAGGAAATGGAAAAGGACATCCCCAAATACCTGCATTTCGCGGACAACACGAAGTTTTCCATCATCGACACGGACGTCATCATCCACCAGACCCCAGGCGGCATGCTATCCAACCTGGTGAACCAGCTCAAGCAGATGGACGCCATCGACAGGCTGGACGACGTGTTTGCCGAGATCCCCAAGGTCCGCAAGGAACTGGGCCAGATACCTCTGGTGACGCCAACCAGCCAGATCGTGGGCATCCAAGCCGTGAACAATGCCCTGTTTGACACCAAAGATGGCGAATACTCCCGCATCACCGAACAGGTAAAAGACCTCTGCTACGGACTCTATGGCAAGACGACCTTGCCCATTGACCCAGAAGTACAGAAAAAAGCCCTGAAAGGTTATCCCCGCGGAGAAAAACCCATCACGGTCCGCCCCGGCGACGTGATCGAACCCGCCATGGACAAGGTGAAGGCCGAGACCGAAGGCCTGGCCAAGGATCTGGACGATCAATTGATCGTGGCGCTATACAATCTCACCGGAAAGAAATTCCTCAGGATCAAGTATGATCTGGAACCCATGCCGGAAGACATGAAACCTCTCACTATCGAAGAAGTCAAGCGCCAGGAAGAGCTATGCCAAAAGGCCAGAGCCGGCCAATTGGTTGAAAAAACCGCCAAGCAGCCAACCGAAAAACCCGATGGTCTTCGCCAGTTCGATGTATATGTGGATGACACCTATTACCAGGTTGAAGTGTCAGAGAAAGGCGGAAATCCGCGCGTGGTGAGAACCGCGCCGGTTGCGCAAGCCCCCGCGGCCCTGGCTCCCAAAGCCAGTAATCCGGCCCCCGCGCCAGTCCAGAACAATCCCGCTCCCGCTCCCGCACCCAAACCTGCCAAACCTGTTGTAGATTCTGCTGAAGGCACTCCGGTGCATGCCCCCATGCCCGGAATGTTCATCAAATATGACAAACAGGTCGGGGACAAAGTCCAGGTCGGCGAAACAGTTCTGGTGCTGGAAGCCATGAAGATGTACAACAACATCCCCAGCCCGGTCGAAGGAACCGTCGTTTCGACGCCTTTCACTTCGGGCGACACGGTCGGCAAGGGCGATGTTCTGATCGTCATCAAACCGGAATAAACCACTATCAGGAGTCAAGATGCAGACAAAAAGCACGATCATGGACAAAGCGCAGATGGAGCGCAGCGTCCACCGCATGGCGCATGAAATCATCGAGCAGAACCGCGGCCTGGAAAAGATCCGCCTGGTGGGAATCCGCTCCAGGGGAGTGCCTCTGGCGCAGCGGCTTTCCAACTATCTGCGCCTGATCGAGGGCCAGGACATTCCCGTGGGAATATTGGACATAACCCTTTACCGCGATGATCTTTCCACCATCTCGCATCAGCCCGTGATAAAAGGCTCGCAATTGGGTTTCGATATCGAGGACGCCATCATCATCCTGGTCGACGATGTGCTTTACACCGGCAGGACGGTGCGCGCGGCCATCGACGCGCTGATGGATTTCGGCCGCCCCAAACAGATCCAACTGGCCGTGCTGATCGACCGCGGACACCGCGAACTGCCGATCAAGGCTGATTTCGTGGGCAAAAACGTCCCCACTTCCAAGGAAGAGATCATCAGCGTGGAATTTGAAGAAACGGATGGCAACGATGCGGTCAAGATCGTTCTACTCTAAATACCAGGCCCGCTGGCAAAGCACCGCAAGCCTCGTCTGCATCGGCCTGGATTCGGACGTCACCCAACTGCCGGATTGCGTGCTCTCGGAAGCCAACCCGATCTGGGAGTTCAACCGCCGCATCATAGACGAGACCCATGCCCATGCCTGCGCCTACAAGCCCAATCTGGCCTTCTATCTCAGCGACGGAAGCCGGGGCCTGGAAGCTCTGCGGCTCACGGTCGAGTACATTCCCGAGGATATACCCGTGATCCTGGATTGCAAGGCCGGCGATATTGGCAACACCATGGAGCAGTATGCCGTCAGCTTTTTCGACAAACTCCGCTTTGACGCCATCACCCTCAACCCGCTGATGGGTTCAGATGTCCTCAAGCCAGTTCTGAAGAGGGACGGGGCCTTTGCCTTCGCGCTTGCCCTGACCTCCAATCCCTCGGCGGAGGATTTTTTTCTGCAGGGCGGCATGGCGGAAAGGGTGTCGGATTGGATCAACGGCTTTGCCGTCGATAAGGTCGGCGCCGTGGTCGGTGCCACTCAAAGCCAGGATTTGAGGCGCATGCGGGAACTAATGCCCGGCCGGATTTTTCTGATTCCCGGGATCGGAGCCCAGGGCGGAGACCTCCAGGACGTTCTCCAGGACGCGACCGACACCCGGGAAATGCCCAACATCCTGATCAATTCATCGCGGGGGATCATCTTCAAGGAAAAAACCCCCCTGTTTGCCAAAGCTGCAGGGGACGAGGCCCGGAAACTCAAGGACCTGGCTGTAGTTTAGCCCGCCGGTTGCTAGAGCATTTTTCGCAAGGTCTGGATAAATTCCTCGATCTGCTCCTGTGTCGTGTTATAACTGCACATCAGGCGAACCTCATTGAGGGCCTCGTTCCACATGTAGAAATGGTATTTTGCCTGCAAAGCCGGAGTTGTTTCCCGGGGCAGGACCACATAAAGAGAATTGACCATCACCGGCTGGGTGATCCGCACCTGCGGGATCTCCCGCAAACGCGATGCCAGCAAAGCGGCCATGGCATTGGCTTTAAGCGCGTTTTCTCTCCATAGATCATTTTCCAGATAGGCCTCAAACTGCGCGGCAATATAGCGCATCTTGCTAAATAGCTGGGTGCATTGCTTGCGGTAGAAACGCAGGTCGGAAGTGAGTTCCGGCCGGAAACTGATGATCGCCTCGCCGAACAGCAGGCCGTTCTTCGCTCCTCCCAAGCTCACTATGTCCACTCCCGCGTCCTTGGTCATTTCCCGCATCGTGCAGTTCAAGGCCGCAGCCGCGTTGGCCAGCCGGGCACCGTCGATATGCAGATACATCTCGTGAGTGTGGGCGAAATCCGCCAGGGCCCTTAACTCCTCTAAAGTGTAGAGGGTGCCGTATTCCGTGCTTTGGGTGATGGAAACGACGCGTCCTTGGGAATGGTGCTGGTCGCGGTTATTTAAGAGGTTTGGCAAGATCAGTTCCGGAGTGAGTTTGCCATCCGGGGTATCAATCACTTTCAGCCGGGACTGGGTGAATTTTTGCACCGCGCCGCATTCATCCACGTTGATGTGGGCTGTGGCGGCGCAGAACACCGCATGGTAGGACCGCACGTAGTTTTGCAAGGCGATCACGTTCGCGCCCGTGCCGGTGGTCACAAAACTCGCCTCGCAGCCTCCTCCGAACAGCTCTTCCAGGCTTCTCAGGACCCGCAGGGTCAATTCATCGTCGCCATAGGCCGCACAATATCCTTCATCCGCTTTCCGCATTGCTTCCCAGATTTTGGGATGCACTCCGGAATGGTTGTCGCTGCCAAAACTCACTGCAAACATGTCTTCTCCCAATGTCATCATTTTCGCCTTTTTGGCTGATGCCCCGATTACGTCAAGTGATTCTTGCCCCCGGGAATAAGGTCTTCCAAACGGAACGCCTCAATGAATAAAAAAACCCCGGTCTAAACCGGGGTTGTAATTGGTTCATTCGAGGAGGTAATGATTTCCTTGGGGTCATTTCAGGATCTTGGCTGCCGGCTCCGTCGAGGCGGTAACCCGATAGAATTTCCTCGCCTGCGGGAAATCCGGGGCCTGCCAAGTAGTGGAATTGGTGCTAGCCTCATAGGTGAAGGTACCTTGGGGATCGCTGCTGCTGTAGATGTTGTAGCTGGCCGCGCCATCTATGGCTGCCCAGGAAAGGGTTCCGTTGGCCTGTAGGGTCAGAATCGGCGGATCAGGCTGTCCCACGGACCCTCCACTCAGGCTCAGCATCAGGTTTGGGACGATGGTCAGGTTGTATCCGCCGGTTACTGTCGAGGCGTTATAAGCCGCGTTATCATTGGAAACCGACCGGCTGCGCTGTCCCGTTACCGAAGATACGTGGAATCCATCCAACTGTGAATACCAGATATTGGCTGGCCCGCCATTTTCGTTGACCGCGATGACCAGGTTGTCCGTGCCGTTGTAGCTGAATGGGGTGGTCAGGATGAAGTTGCGCCAATCCGCTGTCGTGCCTACAGAGTAGGGCCCCGAATACACCAGCGTCATGCCAGAAATTGGCAGAAAATTGCTGCCCATAGTGCTTAGGCTGGTGTGGCCCATATAGATGTCGATATTGGGCTCCGTGATCGCGGAATTTCCATTCCAGTACCAGGCCAGGCTTTCGATCGTGCCGGGCATGCCGATCTCGGAGGCCAGGTAGATGGATTGCGAATAGGTATAGGTATAATATGGATAAACGGGCACTGAGCCGATCCCGGTCCCGTTGCCGATGATCACCAGATTGCCCGACATCCCCTGCCCGGAGAGGGCTACGTCGTAGTTCACGCTGCCATACACCATGCGCAGGGTGGCTGTTTTAAGCCCTTCGGAAGTGGCGGTGAAGCGCACGGGAATGGTGACGGACTGGCCCGCGGCCAGAGTCGCTGGCAGGTTGATGGGGTTGAACTGGAACTGGCTCGCGTGCGAGCCGATGATGCTCAACGCGCTGGAGGGCAGGTTAAGGATTCCGCCGCCGTAGTTGTTGACGGTCACATTCACCCAATCAGTTGGCTCGTCCTGCGCCACCAGCCCGAAATCTATGTCGGTTGGTGAGTACTGGAAGATCGGATCGGTGGGAGCATCGCCAAACAGCAGCTTGATATTGGGATAGCCAAAGACTTGGACAATGCCGCTCATAGGCGGGTTCGCCGGATCGGGGTTGATGCTGTCGTCTGAATAACGCATGCTGCGGCGGTCTTGGCTGGCGGTGGAATGGAAGTAGGAAGAATTGGAGTCATATCCGGGCCTATTTTCATCCACCGCGATCAACAGGTTGTCCGTGTTGTTGTAATAAAAGGGATTGGCCAGCACGATCTCGACCCATCCTTCAACCGCGGGCAGGGAAACAATGCCGCTGAAGACCTGGGTCAGATTGCTCAGGGGTACCCATTGAGGGGACATATCGAAATAATCGGCAGTGATGTGACCCATATAGATGTCCCACAGGTCGGACGAGGTCGCGTTCTCATTGCCGTTCCAGTAATAATAGATCTTTTCGATGCGCTGGTTGGGCATGTTGATCTCAGACTGCAGATAGATGCTCTGGCTGTAAGTATAGCCATAATAGGGGTAGATGGGAATGTTCATGTTGCTGTTGCCGTCACCAATGGTCACCTGCCCCGCGGGAAGGCCTTCGCCGCTGAGCGCGGTGTCGTAGTTCACGCCGTCATACACAATGCGTAAAGTGGCGGTTTTGGCCCCTTCAGAACTGGGGACGAAGCGCACCGGTATGTTCACGGACTGCCCTGCGGACAGAGCTGCAGGCAGATTGGCGGTACTGAATTGGAATTGGCTGGCCTGGGTGCCGATGATGCTCACGGCGCTTGCCGCCAAGCTCAGTGTTCCCCCTCCGATGTTGCTCACGGTCACGTTTTGCCATTCGGA is from Candidatus Syntrophosphaera sp. and encodes:
- a CDS encoding methylmalonyl-CoA carboxyltransferase, which translates into the protein MLTSKDAIRKLQEKEARILQMGGEKAVEKQKQGGKLNARERLDLLFDPGTFRELDMFVQHRCDNFGMENIEIPSDGVITGHGLVDGRPVFAFSQDFTSRGGSLGEMHAAKICKVMDMALKSGLPLIGIQDSGGARIQEGVDALRGYGDIFYRNSRASGVIPQITAIMGPCAGGAVYSPAMTDFVFMVKHTSFMFITGPDVIRAVTGEETTQEELGGAMAHNSKSGNAHFACENDADAIQQIKMLLSFLPANNMEDAPRTECADDPWRLCPELDEIIPDSPKMSYDMRDIIHSIADNGLFFEPHKYYAQNVIVGFSRLNGRVVGIVANQPTVLAGCLDIDASDKATRFIRFCDAFNIPLLTFVDVPGYLPGTHQEHSGIIRHGAKLLWCYSEATVPKLTVVTRKDYGGSYIAMSSRHLGADMVFAWPKAEIAVMGAQGAANIIFRKEIAAAEDKDAKRAEMIQIYEDQFNNPYVAAARGYVDAVILPSETRKRLIDALEILSSKSESLPPKKHGNIPA
- a CDS encoding pyruvate carboxylase subunit B yields the protein MAEHGIVEKSAMRYEADRPRAANPIKIQDLSFRDGHQSLFATRGRTEDMLHVAELMDQVGYYSMEVWGGATFDAMHRYLGEDPWERIRVLKKHIKKTPFSMLLRGQNLVGYQNYADDVVEAFVQRACDNGIDIFRVFDALNDFRNFQTAVKIIKKNKKHFQGTICYSLTEQRMGGETYNLEYYLKKAKQLEEMGADTVCIKDMAGLVAPYDAYDIVKGLKETVKVPVHFHTHFTSGMGDLALFKAIEAGVDIIDTCLGPYAYRTSHPAVEPFVNALLGTNRDTGFDIRLLNKISKEMEKDIPKYLHFADNTKFSIIDTDVIIHQTPGGMLSNLVNQLKQMDAIDRLDDVFAEIPKVRKELGQIPLVTPTSQIVGIQAVNNALFDTKDGEYSRITEQVKDLCYGLYGKTTLPIDPEVQKKALKGYPRGEKPITVRPGDVIEPAMDKVKAETEGLAKDLDDQLIVALYNLTGKKFLRIKYDLEPMPEDMKPLTIEEVKRQEELCQKARAGQLVEKTAKQPTEKPDGLRQFDVYVDDTYYQVEVSEKGGNPRVVRTAPVAQAPAALAPKASNPAPAPVQNNPAPAPAPKPAKPVVDSAEGTPVHAPMPGMFIKYDKQVGDKVQVGETVLVLEAMKMYNNIPSPVEGTVVSTPFTSGDTVGKGDVLIVIKPE
- the pyrR gene encoding bifunctional pyr operon transcriptional regulator/uracil phosphoribosyltransferase PyrR; the encoded protein is MQTKSTIMDKAQMERSVHRMAHEIIEQNRGLEKIRLVGIRSRGVPLAQRLSNYLRLIEGQDIPVGILDITLYRDDLSTISHQPVIKGSQLGFDIEDAIIILVDDVLYTGRTVRAAIDALMDFGRPKQIQLAVLIDRGHRELPIKADFVGKNVPTSKEEIISVEFEETDGNDAVKIVLL
- the pyrF gene encoding orotidine-5'-phosphate decarboxylase, with product MATMRSRSFYSKYQARWQSTASLVCIGLDSDVTQLPDCVLSEANPIWEFNRRIIDETHAHACAYKPNLAFYLSDGSRGLEALRLTVEYIPEDIPVILDCKAGDIGNTMEQYAVSFFDKLRFDAITLNPLMGSDVLKPVLKRDGAFAFALALTSNPSAEDFFLQGGMAERVSDWINGFAVDKVGAVVGATQSQDLRRMRELMPGRIFLIPGIGAQGGDLQDVLQDATDTREMPNILINSSRGIIFKEKTPLFAKAAGDEARKLKDLAVV
- a CDS encoding aminotransferase class I/II-fold pyridoxal phosphate-dependent enzyme, producing MFAVSFGSDNHSGVHPKIWEAMRKADEGYCAAYGDDELTLRVLRSLEELFGGGCEASFVTTGTGANVIALQNYVRSYHAVFCAATAHINVDECGAVQKFTQSRLKVIDTPDGKLTPELILPNLLNNRDQHHSQGRVVSITQSTEYGTLYTLEELRALADFAHTHEMYLHIDGARLANAAAALNCTMREMTKDAGVDIVSLGGAKNGLLFGEAIISFRPELTSDLRFYRKQCTQLFSKMRYIAAQFEAYLENDLWRENALKANAMAALLASRLREIPQVRITQPVMVNSLYVVLPRETTPALQAKYHFYMWNEALNEVRLMCSYNTTQEQIEEFIQTLRKML
- a CDS encoding choice-of-anchor D domain-containing protein, translating into MKRILLTILVMAFALAAFAQTVITIGTDTQNHYIPVHPTFGYTYSQCIYLQSEINVPNQRIEKIWYYWNGYEYADLTDQWVIYMGHTSASYFQSSTAWLPRNSLTQVFSGQVITSTTAGWIEIVLDTPFFYNNTQNLVVAVEENEPGSDSSNGFFHSSSSSYRRSLRFSSDIINPDPADPPSGTMRYGYANIQLQLSAIPNDPQFNRSPADIDFGLGNVNMPSEWQNVTVSNIGGGTLSLAASAVSIIGTQASQFQFSTANLPAALSAGQSVNIPVRFVPSSEGAKTATLRIVYDGVNYDTALSGEGLPAGQVTIGDGNSNMNIPIYPYYGYTYSQSIYLQSEINMPNQRIEKIYYYWNGNENATSSDLWDIYMGHITADYFDMSPQWVPLSNLTQVFSGIVSLPAVEGWVEIVLANPFYYNNTDNLLIAVDENRPGYDSNSSYFHSTASQDRRSMRYSDDSINPDPANPPMSGIVQVFGYPNIKLLFGDAPTDPIFQYSPTDIDFGLVAQDEPTDWVNVTVNNYGGGILNLPSSALSIIGSHASQFQFNPINLPATLAAGQSVTIPVRFTATSEGLKTATLRMVYGSVNYDVALSGQGMSGNLVIIGNGTGIGSVPVYPYYTYTYSQSIYLASEIGMPGTIESLAWYWNGNSAITEPNIDIYMGHTSLSTMGSNFLPISGMTLVYSGPYSVGTTADWRNFILTTPFSYNGTDNLVIAVNENGGPANIWYSQLDGFHVSSVTGQRSRSVSNDNAAYNASTVTGGYNLTIVPNLMLSLSGGSVGQPDPPILTLQANGTLSWAAIDGAASYNIYSSSDPQGTFTYEASTNSTTWQAPDFPQARKFYRVTASTEPAAKILK